Within Halobacterium jilantaiense, the genomic segment TCGACGACCTCGCCGACGCGTTCAACGCGGTCGCGGGCGAGGACGACGAGACGCTCGCGTCCGCGCCGAACCGGACGACCGCCCGCCGAATCGACCAGACGGCCGCCGCCCGGAACCCCCGGCTGTCCTGGCACGACCTCGACTGACCGGCCGCAGACTGCGGTAGCGCCGCTCTAGACTCGCTGCGGCCCCGTCTGGCGCGCGTTCGAGTCACTCGCTGCTAGTGCTGTCCGAACCGGGGGCGTCGTCTCCGCCGTCCGGTGACTCCGCCACGTGGACGGTCACGTCGCCGTCGGTCGAGACGCCGACCTTGACCGGGACCGCGAGCTGATTCTGGGACGCCGCCGCCGACAGTTCCTCGTAGAGCACCGAGTACAGCTTCGGGCGGGGGTACGCGACCGTGACGCCCGCTTCGTCACTGCGCGCGTACACCTCGTCGACGAGGTCGTCGAAGCTCTCGCCGGCCGGGGCGGTGAACTGGACGGACGCGCGCAGCGTCGCCACCAGTTCGAGCGTCCGCTCGGCCTTCTCGATGTTCGCTCGCGCCGCGCGCTCGACAGCGCTGACGTTCGAGTCCGTCGTGCCGAGTCGGTCGGCCACCTCTCGCTGCGTGTACCCCTGCTGCCGGAGTTCGAGGACCTCCACCTGCCGGTCCGTCAGGACCGTGTTCTCCGTCGCGACCACGCCGTGTCGAATGGAACCGTTCGAGTTAAGCCTAGTGAGCGGCCGAACGTGGGTCACTGCGCCGTCGCTCGGCCTCCTCTCTTTCGTTCCGTCCTCCCTCGCCGCTGCGGCTATCGTTGTGCTCCTGCTCTGACTCGTCGAATCAGCGGTCGGGCGGACAGACGGCTTCTCGTAGATACAGGTCGTCAGCCTGGCACTACTACTCGCGGCGGACCGTGAGTGAGTATCGTGAATCGGGACTGCGGTTGCTGGAGCAGTCCGTCTCTCGCGATGAACGGGTTAATTGTGGTGCTCCATATACGCATTCAAATGAGTCGGGACTCGGATACGTGGCTTCGAGTCGGAGCCTGGGGACAGTTAGCGACGATCGCGCTCGCAGTCGCGTTCTGGTCTCTCGGAGCGTCCACCGCGCTCTACGCGACCTGTCTCGGGTACGTGTTAGTCACTGTCACAGGCATCGTCGGGGTCGCCAGGAACGCGTCGGCCTTCGTCGGCCCGCTCGTCTATCCGTTCGTCGTTCCGGGATTCGTCCCGCTGTACTACTTCGCCGTCCATCAGACACCAGCAAGCGAATAGACCCACACGGCAAGCCACCTGCCAGTTCTCCAGAGAGCCGGAGTTCGACAGCGCCCTGTTAGCAAGCACATCTCAAAGTGGCCTGGCATTCGGGCATCCGCTTGTGAGCAGGTTTTTGCGGTGGCTCAGTTCTGCCGAGTGAACGCCTCAGACCTGTGCAGTATTCCTTGCGTCTGCAGCACGCCGAACCCCCAATTTGATATTGCGATATAAAATTTATTTGCTACGTCTCTGCGGGCGCTCGCCGGTGCCAGACACCGGAAACGGCCAAAACTCCTCGCGAACCCGGGACTCGCCCC encodes:
- a CDS encoding Tfx family DNA-binding protein encodes the protein MVATENTVLTDRQVEVLELRQQGYTQREVADRLGTTDSNVSAVERAARANIEKAERTLELVATLRASVQFTAPAGESFDDLVDEVYARSDEAGVTVAYPRPKLYSVLYEELSAAASQNQLAVPVKVGVSTDGDVTVHVAESPDGGDDAPGSDSTSSE